A stretch of the Hydra vulgaris chromosome 09, alternate assembly HydraT2T_AEP genome encodes the following:
- the LOC136085506 gene encoding uncharacterized protein LOC136085506 gives MITPTNKMFNFLSDNYFIRPGNQNYEEFFKKYPCQPTIDDITNLPFKPNLIFYREDKVNRRWLSYSLEKNALFCTMCLAYSNITNESSFVNRGMTDWRHTLQRVKEHENSKTHENCVNCHMLKSKGKDIYNLMFTNEGSIRQKNIIERKQVLERIIDVVKLIGKRGLAFRAHRSEPVSSLSLESNQDNHGNFGCGKLIQDSILLDIQEAGIFSLQIDTTQDIIHKDQCSIVVRYVKGNIYERLVAVLNCKSSTGKDICNLISTFIKNSGLHIKNCIGNSTDGAANMRGQYNGFTSWLSKEWPGQIHVWCYAHVLNLVVTDATSSVIEGTSLFQLLNSCAVFLRESYQRMDVWGNTSVK, from the exons ATGATAACACcaacaaacaaaatgtttaatttctTATCAGATAATTATTTCATAAGGCCAGGAAATCAAAATTatgaagagttttttaaaaagtatccaTGCCAACCAACCATAGATGACATTACTAACTTACcttttaaaccaaatttaatattttatagagAAGATAAAGTAAATAGGCGTTGGCTATCATATAGTTTGGAAAAAAATGCTCTATTTTGTACCATGTGCTTGGCTTACAGTAATATTACAAACGAGAGTTCGTTTGTAAATCGTGGAATGACGGACTGGAGGCACACTTTGCAACGTGTTAAAGAACATGAAAATAGTAAAACTCATGAAAATTGTGTAAATTGTCATATGCTCAAATCTAAAGGCaaagatatttataatttaatgttcACAAATGAAGGAAGCATACgtcagaaaaatattattgaacgAAAGCAAGTATTGGAAAGAATTATAGATGTTGTAAAATTAATTGGAAAGAGAGGATTAGCTTTTCGCGCTCACCGATCTGAACCTGTTTCTTCACTTTCACTTGAAAGTAATCAAGACAACCAtg GTAATTTTGGCTGTGGAAAATTAATTCAAGATAGCATTTTGTTAGATATACAGGAAGCAGGtattttttctttgcaaattgACACCACACAGGACATAATACATAAGGATCAGTGCTCAATTGTTGTCCGATATGTAAAGGGAAATATTTATGAACGTTTAGTAGCTGTTTTAAATTGCAAATCGTCTACAGGGAAAGACATATGCAATTTAATtagtacttttattaaaaatagtggattacatattaaaaattgtatcggTAATTCGACAGACGGAGCAGCAAACATGCGTGGACAGTATAATGGCTTCACCAGTTGGTTAAGTAAAGAATGGCCTGGTCAAATTCACGTTTGGTGTTATGCCCACGTATTGAATTTAGTTGTCACAGATGCTACTAGTTCGGTAATTGAAGGTACTTCTCTCTTTCAATTACTCAACTCGTGTGCCGTATTTCTAAGAGAATCTTATCAACGTATGGATGTTTGGGGAAACACCAGTGTAAAATAA